The Sulfurihydrogenibium azorense Az-Fu1 genome contains the following window.
AAAGTTGCAATACAGACCAAGAGATAGCATTAATTTTAAATATAGCATCTCACAACCCTGTAAATTCTGCCAAATCCTACATTGAGAAAAATCTTCCACACGTTAAATCTACCTGTGTTATAAACACAATTTATGGTGGAAACATACCATTAGAAGAGTTTTTAACCATTAGTAGAGAGCTTTATACTTACATAAATACGATTAAAGACAAAATTCACCTTTTTTATTCAATTCCGGTTCCCATATCCCTAAGCTTGGGAATGGCAATAGCACACTTTAAAGATATAACCCTATACCATTACGATAGTAAAAATACAACTTACATAAAAATCCCAATTAACTTAAATGAGGTAAGAAGTAAATTTTAGAAAGGAATAGGTTATGGTGTGTTAAGATGAAAATAATGAGTAAATACAAAGAAGAAATTTTACTAATTATAGTCTTCTTTTCTTTTTTACTTAATTTATATTTCGTAGATAGTAATAAGTTAATTTATAACTTTTTAGTTTCTTTAGTAATTTTTATATTTTCTCTCTACTGCTGGAAAGTATCTAATGTATCCTATAACAAGTCTGTCTTAAAAAATTTGTCTAACATCATAAAAGGAGATGTAGCAACTTTTTTAGGTTTTTCAGCTTTTGTTTCAGAATTTATTTTGTTTAACTTTCTTTTTGAGTACACAAAAAACTTTATAGAAGAAAATAAGATGCTCGATTTTTGTAAAGCAATAATAAGTTTTATAGGTATCTTATCTATTGGTCTCTTATTTTTTAGTTTTTATCAAGAAAAAATAAAAGCTTACATAAACAGTAAAAAATCTCTAAAAAGAGAACCTAGAAAAGTTTTAATATTTGCTTTATCTATACCAGGAAAAAATTTAGAAAGTCTTGAAACTCTTCCCCGCAACTGGCAACCTATAAAAGAACTTCTTGAATTTCATAAATCAAGATTAGAAGTAGCTTATGTACTTATCTCGGAAGAAACAGAAAAGTATAAAACCGAGTTTGAAAAATTTTTTACAGAGTTTAAATCAAAAATAAAATATATTGAGAAAGTCAATATGAATGATGAAAGTAGTATAGTTAATGCTTTAATAAATGTAGTTAGAGATATAAAAAATAATAAATATGAGGAACAGGATATATCGGTGTATTTATCGGGAGGAACATCTTTAGTAACAACTATCTTGTCTTTGTTTGGAGTTAACGATGATATACAAGTTGAGTGCATACTCCAAACAAGTGGTAATGAAAACGAAAAACCTGAAATAAAAACCATAGACCTACGAAAAGATCTTCTCTCCATCTTTGTAAGTGATTAAGGCAGTATCTCTACACTACATTCCTATATTATTGCCTTGTATTTGATTTTTATATATTTTATAATGATTATAATCAAAAACAGCGGAGGTTTTTTTATGGCTGGACACAGTAAATGGCACAACATTAAAAATAAAAAAGCTAAAATGGATGCAATAAGAGGTAAGATATTTACAAAAGTTATCAAAGAGATAACAGTGGCTGCAAGACTTGGTGGAGGAGACCCTGAAGCAAACCCAAGACTTAGAATGGCTATAGAAAAGGCAAAAGAAGTAAACATGCCTTCTGAAAACATAGAGAGAGCAATAAAAAGAGGAACCGGAGAGTTAGAAGGAGTTAATTACGAAGAAGTAAGATACGAAGGGTACGGTCCAGAAGGTGTTGCAATTATAGTAGAAGCTACAACAGACAACAGAAATAGAACAACTGCAGAAGTAAGACATATTTTTTCCAAGTATGGTGGAAACTTAGGATCATCAGGTTGTGTTTCATTTTTATTTGAAGATAAAGGAGTTATAAACGTTGAAAAATCAAAGTACTCAGAAGAAGAAATATTAGAAAAAGCCTTAGAAGCTGGAGCTGAAGATGTTATAACAGATGATGAAGATTACTACGAAATAAGAACTTCTGTCCAAGACTTTTACAAAGTTAAAGAAAACCTTGAAAAGATGGGAGTAGAAATAGCAAGAGCTGAGCTTACAAAAATACCTACAACTACAGTAAAAATAACAAATGAAGAAACAGCTACAAAACTCATGAAACTCTTAGATGCCCTTGAAGATAACGACGACGTGCAAAAAGTATACGCAAACTTTGATATTCCAGAAGAATTGCTCCAAAAGATAGAAGGATAAAGTTGAAAATCATATCGTTAGACCCATCAACTTCCAAAACTGGGTATGCTGTAGCAGAAGTTTACGAAGATAAAATAAGCTTAATAGAGTATGGAAGTATCCTTCTAAAAGGGAAAAAAAACACTTTAAAGCTACTATTTGAAACTCTTCAAGATAAAATAAACCAACATAGTATAGAAGCTGTAATACTAGAGACACCTTTTTACAGTATTAACGCCCAGACTCTTATAAAGTTAGGAGAAGTAAGAGGAGTAATACTACTTTTAGCACAGATAAATAACTTAAAAGTTTTTCAGTACACACCAGCAGAAGTAAAGATAGCAGCAACAGGATACGGCAGGTCTTCAAAAGAAGAAGTGATCAACATGGTAAACAGAATATTTAACTTAGATATTCAAGATAGTGATATAGCAGACTCTCTGGCAATACTTTACTGTCATACATTACAGAAGGTAGAAGTATGAAGAAATTTATTCTAACTTTAATCGCTACAGTATCACTCTCTTTTGGTCAAACATGTGATGGAATGTTTGCAGTGTATGACAGCTGCTACGACTCAAACAACTGTGATGAAAGTTATAACGCAGTTTACAATCTATCTCTATCAGCAGGACTTTCAACTCAAGTATCTGAAAAAATGGCAAAGATATGTAGATACTCCTGTGAAAATAAAAAAGCAACAGTAAAGAAGTTATCTAAAGAAGACTTTCAAAGTGCATTTTGTCCACACGTCAAAAAAGAGGAAAAGAAACAATGAAAATACTTGTAGCTACAACAAATGAAGGAAAATTAAGAGAAATCAAGTCAATACTTTCAGACTTGGATGTAGAACTTTTATCTCTTAAGGATATGGATAACATTATAGATGTAGAAGAGGATAGAAAAACATTTTTAGAAAATGCAATAAAAAAGGCTACCCAGTATGCAAACTTTTACAAACTCCCTGTTATAGCTGAAGATTCAGGGTTAGAAGTTGATGCTTTAGAGGGTTATCCGGGCGTTTACTCTGCAAGATTTTACAGTATAGATTACGGTGGAAAGGTAGAAGATGAAAGTCTTTCAAAAGATGAGAAAAATAACTTAAAACTTTTAAAACTACTTGAAGGTAAACAAAACAGAAAAGGAAGGTATAAAACTGTAGTTGTTTACTACGACCCTGAAAAGGCTGTGGGTATATGGACAGAAGGAGTGTGTGAAGGAGAGATAGGAAAAAAACCAGAAGGGTCAGGAGGATTTGGATACGACCCTATATTTATACCAGAAGGATACGACAAAACAATGGCACAGCTTCCACCAGAAGAAAAAAATAAGATAAGTCATAGAGGAAAAGCTTTAAATAAGTTAAAAGAGTTATTAATTAAAATTGGAGTAGTAAAGGTTGGAAATTAAAGTTAATTATAGAGGACAAGAAAAAATTTTAAGTTTTGATAAAGACAAAGTTAAAGCCAAGGATGTATTAAAAGCCCTTGGTTTGTCAAAAGATTTTGCCTTTGTAGTTAAAAATGGTGAGATTGTAGATGAAAACGAAACTATAACTCAAAACGACGAAGTTAGAGTTATAAACGCAATATCTGGAGGAAAAAATAATTGAGAAAATGTTTTAAATGTAGTCAAAAAGCCCAAGTTTACCTTCCACAACATAGACTCTCTCTATGTAAAGACCACTATTTACAGTGGTTTGACAACAGAGTAGAAAAAACTATCAAAGAATTTAAAATGTTTAAAAAAGAAGATAAAATATTAGTTGCAGTATCAGGAGGTAAAGACAGCCTTTCCCTATGGAAAGCTTTAACAAACTTAGGTTATCAAGCTGATGGATTTTATATAAACCTTGGAATAGGAGAGTACTCTGAAAAATCAGAAAAGCTTGCAACTGCATTTTCAGAAAAAATAGGAAGACCACTTTATAAAATATCTTTAAAACAAGAGATAATGCCTATTCCGGAGATAAAAAAACACGACTCAAGACCAACCTGTTCTGTGTGTGGAACAGTTAAAAGGTACTATATGAACAAGTTTGCAAAAGATAACGGTTATAAAATAATAGCAACAGGTCATAACCTTGACGATGAAGCAGCTGTTTTATTTTCAAACACTTTAAACTGGAGCGTAGAATACTTAAAAAGACAGTACCCAGTTTTACCAGAAGAAGATGGGTTTATAAGAAAAGTAAAGCCACTGTGTAAAATCTCAGAAAAAGAAAGTGCAATGTACGCAATTTTATCAGGTATAGAGTACATAGAAGAAGAGTGTCCATTTTCAGAAGGAGCCACTTCCATAGATTACAAAATCTTTTTATCCCAGCTTGAGGAAAAAAGTCCCGGTACAAAACTTCGCTTTTACAGTGAGTTTCTAAGAAAAATGTACCCTATACTTCAAAAGTCAGAAGAAAAACCCCAGCTTAGACCTTGTAAAATATGCGGAGAGCCATCAATTAACGAAATATGTTCTGTATGCAGTCTCAAACTCAAACTAAAAAAGCAGGAGGAAAAAGCTTGAAATTA
Protein-coding sequences here:
- a CDS encoding YebC/PmpR family DNA-binding transcriptional regulator, which produces MAGHSKWHNIKNKKAKMDAIRGKIFTKVIKEITVAARLGGGDPEANPRLRMAIEKAKEVNMPSENIERAIKRGTGELEGVNYEEVRYEGYGPEGVAIIVEATTDNRNRTTAEVRHIFSKYGGNLGSSGCVSFLFEDKGVINVEKSKYSEEEILEKALEAGAEDVITDDEDYYEIRTSVQDFYKVKENLEKMGVEIARAELTKIPTTTVKITNEETATKLMKLLDALEDNDDVQKVYANFDIPEELLQKIEG
- a CDS encoding TIGR00269 family protein, with protein sequence MRKCFKCSQKAQVYLPQHRLSLCKDHYLQWFDNRVEKTIKEFKMFKKEDKILVAVSGGKDSLSLWKALTNLGYQADGFYINLGIGEYSEKSEKLATAFSEKIGRPLYKISLKQEIMPIPEIKKHDSRPTCSVCGTVKRYYMNKFAKDNGYKIIATGHNLDDEAAVLFSNTLNWSVEYLKRQYPVLPEEDGFIRKVKPLCKISEKESAMYAILSGIEYIEEECPFSEGATSIDYKIFLSQLEEKSPGTKLRFYSEFLRKMYPILQKSEEKPQLRPCKICGEPSINEICSVCSLKLKLKKQEEKA
- the rdgB gene encoding RdgB/HAM1 family non-canonical purine NTP pyrophosphatase, with the translated sequence MKILVATTNEGKLREIKSILSDLDVELLSLKDMDNIIDVEEDRKTFLENAIKKATQYANFYKLPVIAEDSGLEVDALEGYPGVYSARFYSIDYGGKVEDESLSKDEKNNLKLLKLLEGKQNRKGRYKTVVVYYDPEKAVGIWTEGVCEGEIGKKPEGSGGFGYDPIFIPEGYDKTMAQLPPEEKNKISHRGKALNKLKELLIKIGVVKVGN
- a CDS encoding MoaD/ThiS family protein; translation: MEIKVNYRGQEKILSFDKDKVKAKDVLKALGLSKDFAFVVKNGEIVDENETITQNDEVRVINAISGGKNN
- a CDS encoding crossover junction endodeoxyribonuclease RuvC; translated protein: MKIISLDPSTSKTGYAVAEVYEDKISLIEYGSILLKGKKNTLKLLFETLQDKINQHSIEAVILETPFYSINAQTLIKLGEVRGVILLLAQINNLKVFQYTPAEVKIAATGYGRSSKEEVINMVNRIFNLDIQDSDIADSLAILYCHTLQKVEV